A section of the Streptomyces sp. SCL15-4 genome encodes:
- a CDS encoding cysteine desulfurase, with amino-acid sequence MAFDVDALRKDFPILGRTVASGAPLVYLDSGATTQKPLQVLDAERDFYLTRNAAVHRGAHQLAGEATEAYEQARHTVARFIGAADDEVVFTKNTTEAVNLVAYALGNAGRVGPGDRIVVTEMEHHANLVPWQQLAERTGATLDWFGLTDEGRLDLTRADELLDERTKVLALTHQSNVLGTLNPVRELADRAHAVGALVVVDGAQSVPHRPVDVTELGADFLAFSGHKMLGPNGIGVLWGRAELLAGLPPFLTGGSMIEIVEMDRTTFLPPPQRFEAGVPMTAQAVGLAAAVEYLERLGMAEVAAYEDTLTARALELLAEVPGVRIVGPGDLTDRGSAVSFTVDGVHPHDVGQVLDERGVAVRVGHHCARPLARRLGVPATTRASFYVYNTPDEVDALVAGVRAAQRFFGV; translated from the coding sequence GTGGCCTTCGATGTGGACGCGCTGCGCAAGGACTTCCCGATCCTCGGCCGGACGGTGGCGAGCGGCGCGCCGCTGGTCTACCTGGACTCCGGGGCCACCACGCAGAAGCCGCTCCAGGTCCTGGACGCCGAGCGGGACTTCTACCTGACCCGTAACGCCGCCGTGCACCGCGGCGCGCACCAGCTGGCCGGCGAGGCGACGGAGGCGTACGAGCAGGCGCGGCACACGGTCGCCCGGTTCATCGGCGCCGCCGACGACGAGGTGGTCTTCACCAAGAACACCACCGAGGCCGTCAACCTCGTCGCGTACGCGCTCGGCAACGCCGGCCGGGTCGGGCCCGGCGACCGGATCGTGGTGACGGAGATGGAGCACCACGCGAACCTGGTGCCCTGGCAGCAGCTGGCCGAACGGACGGGCGCGACGCTGGACTGGTTCGGCCTGACCGACGAGGGCCGGCTGGACCTGACCCGGGCGGACGAGCTGCTGGACGAGCGCACCAAAGTCCTGGCCCTCACCCACCAGTCCAACGTCCTCGGCACCCTCAACCCGGTGCGGGAGCTGGCCGACCGGGCGCACGCGGTGGGCGCGCTGGTGGTGGTGGACGGCGCCCAGTCCGTGCCGCACCGCCCGGTGGACGTGACGGAGCTGGGCGCGGACTTCCTCGCCTTCTCCGGGCACAAGATGCTCGGCCCGAACGGCATCGGCGTGCTGTGGGGCCGCGCGGAGCTGCTGGCCGGCCTGCCGCCGTTCCTCACCGGCGGTTCGATGATCGAGATCGTGGAGATGGACCGCACCACCTTCCTGCCGCCGCCGCAGCGCTTCGAGGCGGGCGTGCCGATGACCGCGCAGGCGGTGGGGCTCGCGGCGGCGGTGGAGTACCTGGAGCGGCTCGGCATGGCGGAGGTCGCGGCGTACGAGGACACGCTCACCGCGCGCGCCCTGGAGCTGCTCGCGGAGGTGCCGGGGGTGCGGATCGTCGGCCCGGGCGACCTCACCGACCGGGGCTCGGCCGTCTCCTTCACCGTGGACGGCGTCCATCCGCACGACGTCGGGCAGGTGCTGGACGAGCGGGGCGTCGCCGTCCGGGTCGGCCACCACTGCGCCCGGCCGCTCGCCAGACGCCTCGGCGTCCCGGCGACCACCCGGGCGAGCTTCTACGTCTACAACACGCCGGACGAGGTGGACGCGCTGGTGGCGGGGGTGCGGGCGGCCCAGCGGTTCTTCGGTGTCTGA
- a CDS encoding ABATE domain-containing protein, whose protein sequence is MRGVDFETPVYLHRLPVPGEDRYASLALVNTRFTVSHGPVDLLDGTGAAHLWLVRRALLPDRADLNGRQSGRLRALREALRTLFAARAAGARPPGDALDTLNAALAAAPVTPHLVWNADGPRRADLPDAGNPVAAALFLLAEDATDLLTGADAAQLAECAAQGCARWFLRSHGARRWCTTKCGNRVRAARAYAARKAGSP, encoded by the coding sequence ATGAGAGGCGTGGATTTTGAGACACCCGTCTACCTGCACCGGCTCCCGGTCCCCGGCGAGGACCGGTACGCCTCGCTGGCGCTGGTCAACACCCGGTTCACCGTCAGCCACGGCCCGGTCGACCTGCTCGACGGCACCGGGGCCGCGCACCTGTGGCTGGTCCGCCGCGCCCTGCTGCCCGACCGGGCGGACCTGAACGGCCGCCAGTCCGGCCGGCTGCGGGCCCTGCGCGAGGCGCTGCGGACCCTCTTCGCGGCCCGCGCCGCCGGGGCCCGGCCGCCAGGCGACGCCCTCGACACCCTGAACGCCGCCCTCGCCGCCGCCCCCGTCACCCCCCACCTCGTCTGGAACGCCGACGGTCCCCGCCGTGCCGACCTGCCCGACGCCGGCAACCCGGTCGCCGCCGCGCTGTTCCTGCTCGCCGAGGACGCCACCGACCTGCTCACCGGCGCCGACGCGGCCCAGCTCGCCGAGTGCGCCGCCCAGGGCTGCGCCCGCTGGTTCCTGCGCTCCCACGGCGCCCGCCGCTGGTGCACCACCAAGTGCGGCAACCGGGTGCGGGCGGCCCGGGCCTACGCGGCCCGGAAGGCCGGTTCACCCTAA